From the Trifolium pratense cultivar HEN17-A07 linkage group LG4, ARS_RC_1.1, whole genome shotgun sequence genome, the window ccTATGATAGTTAGTTTTCAAATTAGAGTTCTTGAAGTGTTTGGATACTTATTATAGAAAgtcaaatatataatatatgaagCCTAAATTACACAAAATTAgtgttgttatatttttttggtacaaaaattaGTGTTGTTATTACACCGTTGCAATTGAAGTAATCAACTACCTGGAATTGTACATTGTGTAAATCACAAGCTATCTAtgtcttttgaaattttttcaggATTTGTATATGTTATGTAATGTACATAAACTTACAAATaatctaataaattttttacttttgattGAATGATTTATTTGTTCCTATGATATTTTTTAGATAAGCGAATGAAATCTATAGGGACAAAGAAGACTTCACCCCATTCTTTGCCGATAGCTccttattatattaataaaatagaaaaaaatatatatacaaaaattggAGGGACATAAAATCAGTTCCAACATCCAATGATGAGTATGTAAAATCAGTTTAGAAACAGTCACAAGGACTGGAACAAATATCAGTAACCACATAATCATACTCGAGAGGATGATACATACAATGTCAACACAATCGTAGAACAAAAAAGCGAACAACCCGAAATGGAAAGCTTAACAGTGGTGAATGAGTCGGCTGTTGACACAAAAAACTACCCAAGTACCAACTGCTCCCTGGAAAACTGGAGGAGAGACATGCCCCCCATCACCTTTGACGGAGCACAAAACCCTCGTGACAATCGAACCAGACGATGTAGATGCAAAACCAACGTCGTTATTGAAAAACACCCTTGACGAATTTAGGGAACCCAAATCCGAACGAGTTAAGCAAATAAGGCAAGATGACGACAAAGCACCTTCTGCCTACTCGACCCTCCCCTCCGGTAGCACTGAGCAACGACTTGCATAGATAAACCCAAACCTCACAACCGATGACAGATTGTGATGGCGAGGGCCAGAGAAGCTTTTGAGCAATGGAACATCGGAGAAGAGGAACAACAGTGGTGCTGAGAACGCTCTCATCACACCACTACTCTGTGTAGCTACATCACGATGATTGGGGTGAGAAGTAATAGTTTTAATAAACTTTAATAAAAGcttaatttcattaaaaataaatgaacaaaaaaaattgttttgcatGGAACATaacaaaagaatataaaaatgaatataaaaatcatttaccagaatttcacctttttaaaatgaaactaaaaaaatttgCCTACAaatcatttacttttttttatgcaacataacaaaagaatataaaaatgaTACATATACAATTTGCATGTCACATCACTTTATTACAAATATATTAGAAGTGATTTATCTATGGCTTAGATATAATCACAATTTCAGGAAATTAACCCAAATTATAAAGAATATACTATGACCCTATATAGTAGTTATTGGTTAGAATATTAGGGAGGTGGCATCAGTAATCAATTCAGCAGCCAAGAACTTGTTTGCAGCCTCAGTCGGATGAAAACCATCCCAAAATACATGATCTGATGCATTAGGACATAATGGAAAGTTGAGGGCAACCTGATAACAACCCCACCTTGTTACAGAAGATCATTTGTAAGTATGATCCTTATCTTtgatttattacttttaataaatatataacttagaatgctcataaattattttaaaattaattacacataaatttCTAAGTTGAATATAAAAGTCCTATGAAGCaagcttttaaaattataaaacactgATTTTGAAAAATTAGGTGTCAGGACCTTTTAAATCTGTTCGGTCGTTAACCGTTTTAAAATGATCTGTTGCTGTTGGTAATTCAAAGCAGTGCAacgtttgaattttgaaaccaGTTCCTTTTACATTGCCTGTTCGTAACAACAGTCTTAATATGTCCTGGACAGAATGCATATTTTATGAACCATTGcattttttaaacataactttttattataagtttttttctaAAAGTTGTCTTGCTTCATGAACATTTTCTAAAGcctctataaatatatttgtgatcATTACAATCAATAACAACTTTCATATTCACTATATTTCTAAGTTATTAATATCACTTTTTCTCATAAACTTTCATACACATATCTTGTGAAACCTTGATTATATTTTCATATCCAAAAAGGTTTCTGAGCACTAAgatatatacattattaaaGGGATATTGATTTGATAACAGCCATACATAGTTTTCTTCATTGTAACTTTGTATTGTTACAAGTGTTGTTTAAGATAGTGGGGTGCTATCTTGTGTTGTATGAGAATTTCACCATAGGGTTTGGTGAAGATTCTTGTGGTTAAAGATAGTGGGGTGCTATCTTGTGTATGTTAGAAAGATTGTTAGGGGGTCTTGGGGTAAGATTGCTTGTAACAAAGATTCTAACATAGTGAATTCCTTCGCGGGGTGTGAAGGGAGTGGACGTACCGATAGGGGAACCACTATAATTCTCTTGTGTCGCTTTTCTCTTTcccttttctcttttatttttcagcaTATTGTTATTACCATCATCATaactttcaagaaaaataaaaggaatccaaaacatctctaaaataaccaaaaagtCTTAAAACCTAATTCATCCACCCTATTAGGTTGCACTCTTAAACTTACATATATTAAGCATAACGTACCTATATAAGAGCATCGGATACCTAAGAGTACCTTCGAGGATTATAGTAAGTTAGTAACATAAGGGGTTGCTAACGAGAGTCACCGGTACATTTTTTAAGAACCTTAAATAgtatgtttttataaaaaaattatgaaaatgtgtTAAGAACAAGATCGGAGAAAGTCGATGACTCGACCCACCGTGACTATGACCGGCATAGTGTGCAAACTGTCTCGACCCTAATTGTGTATGTCAGTTTAAACATTAATATTCAAGTACGAAAAGATGATTGGTGTTAGAGACATGAGTCGGGTGGGTTATTTTCGGTTAAATCGGCCTATTTGGTTCTTGAAGATAGAGCTAGGCTTCATAGAACTCTCTCGGGGACTGTTTTCGTTAATCTCGCAATGGTTTGGGATTCATGGGCTGCATCCAAAGTGATTGTCTTTTCGTGACAACTCCTTCAGAATAGGGTTCCAACTCGGTAAAACCTTTGTCGGTGGAGGGTGACGGTAGGATCAGATACCTTGATCGAGTACCAGAGgatgaagaaattgaagatgCTGCTGAAGACGAGAATGAAAAATACCCGATAACTGTcaatttatttactatttttgtATCTTCGATTAAATGCatctgtttttattttgtagttGTGTAGATATTTGAATCAATGATACCCTCAACAATGggtgtatatatatgttaaaaaaataataaaagaatcaCTACATAGTAACTAGCATTATAAGATCATattattgaataataataacAGTGGGAAGATTACAAAAGTGTTTTATTAGGGTAATACGAGGGACATTACAATAGGAGTCAAACGATCCATCACCACTTTGTTTGTAGCCTCCGTGGGATGCAAACTATCCCAAAATACATATCTTGACGCATTAACACACGTTCCTATGGACATTGGATTACATATTTTTGCAGCTTCTAGCACGCCTGTCCCACAACATGCCTTCCTTGCTTCAAAAAATCCTACAGTTGTAATAATTAATTCCACAGAgagaaacaaattaacaatCTTAGTTATTAACAagtcataaataaaataatttctaGGTTTAGAATTTTGTACCATAATCAGTAGGTCTGGTGATAAGTTCATAAAGAGGTTGAAAAGTATCAAATATGACCAATTTGAGGCCAGGAAGCATATTTTGCAACTTCTTTGAAGTGATGTCAAGTTTTCCATTGAAATCAATAGCTACTTTGTTTATGTTTTCCACACATGTATTTTGGAAGCCAAAAAAACTGATAATTATTGGCAAACAACCTATCGGAGGTAATGATGCTACACCGACCTTCCTTGCTCCCGATTCATATAAATTCTGTCACAAACATGATtggaaatacaaaataaaatcaactaaTTTTTCAAGCTagaaagaaatatatattttgttttcatcTATTTCTCGTAGTTGATGGGAGAATTTAAATgtgttgtgtattttttttttttttttttacgagcAAGATATTTTACGAACGAACAAGATATTTAACAGTtggaaaaatagtaaattttttctttatatatctATATTTACCTTTACAATTGCATAGCAGGTTTTCTATGGCAAAGATATTGAGAGTGACTTACCCGAATGAAATTTGTATAAGATTCCAAAAGAATGTTTGAGAATTGGTATGGAGTATAAATCTTTTCTTGCACTGGATTCATGTAGTAATTGAGTACAAAATCTACGCTTCCAGCAACAAGAATATAAGCAGCACCACTTAAAATTGATGTTGCATTTGCCTGGCCTACTATTTTAACTAATTTGTTCTGACAGTCTTTGAAATACTCCAGTTGTTGGCTTAGTGAAACCACATgctacacaaaaaaaaaaaaaaaaaatcactattatatatattcatgtCAGCTAACataaagtaaaaacaaaaattaaaaatagaggGGGGGGTGAGAATTTATATATTTACATTTAGCTTGGCTGTGGAATCAAGGTAACCAGAGGCCGCTGAGGCAAAATTAGCACCGTTTAAGATGTTGTTTTCTtcgaaatttaaatttagaTAAGCTGGTTGGTAAGAGGAAAATCCAATAAGTTCGGCTGCAgtgaataaatatatatatatgaatcaaATACTGATAGGAGAAGAAAAgttaaatgtaaataaaaaaaaatgaataggtTATTTTGCCCCTATTAAATTGTAACTATCGATGAACTGCATCCATGATTTTAACAATTCAACAATTTCCATTCTTACAATGACGCAATTTGTCGATCAAAACAGGATAGTATAAATTTAGTCTAATCATCATTATTACctaattaaacaataaaaagttataaatttAGACGCAcacatccattttttttaataagtaaaagtTGTATCATAAAGAGTATATATGATTATGATACTCATCCCTTACGATTCAAAAATAATCCTGGATTTAGACGCATTCTTGCATACTCCATATTAGGAAAAAGATTCAGTTTGAATGAAAATTTAGAGTGAAAGAAAACTCACATGCCAAATCGACAACAAGTTTTCCATTTGAGAATCTTCCCGTTGGAGAGTGATTTAAAAAATCTCTTCCATATGGAAAGAAATTTGATTTAACTTCTGTAAAAAGATTATTGTTGTTTCCGACATCAACAACTGAGTCACCGAATATAAAAAGTGCAGGAACAATAGGTTCCCCTTTAGTTAAATTGATAATAGTTAAAAAAAGAACGAAAAGAAAATAGGCCATGAATTCTTGTGTGGGATTTTGTAGCTAGAGTTTGTTAATGTGTTGTGATGTTGTGTTTGCTACTCTTCGTAGCATTTGTTTATATAATGCATCAAGCACCTCTCCTTCTCCCAATAAACTTCATTGCTTCTGTTATAATTGAATTCATCAAGCAAGTTGTTATGTTTCAACCTCTTCATAGCTTTATTAATAATGATGCATCAAGCACCTCTCCTTCTTTTAATAAATAACTGCCTCTGCTTCTCACAATAAATTTCATTTCTTCTGATAGGAGATTAATTAATGGTATATGgtgaacaaagaaagaaaattaagtaAACTAGCATAGTCGCAGCGAAAGAATACAACAAGTCATACAAGTATTACTTTAAAATAGACAATATTTCAATTGTTAAAGACCATAAAGTCCTTGTCTGGAAGAAGCTGTGTTCAAATTTCTTGTTTTAAGCTTTGGTTTTAAGAAAAATTTTTAGATTGAGTTAATTGGAACTTTAATTTTAGATCGGTGTTTTGGGGGTTAAGGCTCTCGGTCTAGTTTAGAGACGTTTTTGGAGTTTTCTATCTACGAGttcattgtatttttatttttcttttgggaCTTAGTACTTCTTGTACTCCCATTTATGGATTTCTCATTGGTGTCCCGAGGGTTTGGTTGTTCGCCAATTCAAGTGGTACGTGTGTATTTTTTCGCTCCTATTTatgtaattatatttattgatattcctggcacacagtggacagatgttgatcaaggtgtatcaacacttgtctgttgtaaacagatgttgttaccggtgcgccaacacttgtctataaacagactacttaacataaaacaataaaaacaataaagtaaataacacacaagagttgttaacccggttcagcctaaagcctactctgggggataccaatccaggaatgaagtccactatcagcagtattacttcgaagctaaactcacccgtttacaacttctcacttaatcactacccaatgacacttctacctaggaactcctagatatgagaccccgtcccaattcccaccttaacaacacagacagcgttgttataaACCTCAACGAttacaacaggtggagacacactcctatgaaactaggattcactcttgcttaaaagcttgcgagcaaaccacacaacacactagaacaatcttcgtacttcaaagcttaggagaagttcacatttacaactcaataacactcaggtcctaagcttgcatcaatgagacacaagaaaggctcacaatcaacactctaaaatccctaaaaacacacgctttgtaagacacgattttagatgcttgaaaccatatgcttgccttcgtatttatagtagtagaacgacttgggcttcaagacaaaattagggcttttAGAATTGcagcagcagtgatatatttctgaaaataatagttatatttttgaaacgcaaaaatatattttccaaaaatataatacctttggaaaataaaactagggtttggctgcctcctgaaacacattaaacacgtgcgccttcctctgtaagaaaccttgaaacaattcttcaaaagattgagtagaaaataataaccgctagctggcgcgcacagatacacagacaggtgttgttccaaagtgtaccaacatttgtcacaacacttggggtcagcacatatgtctcaacacttggctaaaatatgtttttgcaaaatgtagccagtcatacaaaaacccaacatttATCATtcaggaagaagaaaaaaaatagaacacaACAGAATAGTATGAAAATGTTACATATAATTTATTAGAAACACCTGACAAATGATTCATCTATGCAACTTGCCTATTTTAGATAGAGCATAACAGAAGAATATGAAAACGTTACATATAATTTGTCTCATCAATTTAATATGAAAACGTTACATATAATTTGTCTCATCAATTTATTACAAATACCTGACAAGTAATCTATCTATGGATCAGAAAACGTTACATATTGCAAAGTATGTACGAGTATGACTCAAGATAGAAGTGTTTTGTTAGGTTATAAGGGAGATGTCCTTAGCAATCAATTCAGCCACCAAAAACTTGTTTTCAGCTTCGGTGGTATGAAAACCATCGCGGAAATATAGGCGCAAGATAGATTGGTGTAGCAACATTAACTCCAATAGGTTGCTTGCCTAGGATCATCCATTTCTATGGATTTGATGATAACGACAAATGTGTAGGCAAAATAAACAATGTTGCTATTTATTTTAATCCAAAGCTCAACTCAACATCTGTCAACTTGCAAAAAATGCAACATAGCCTAAAATTGGTTATCCTTGACCTACACATTTGTTGCTATCACCAAATCCATAGAAATGAAAGATCTTAGGCAAGCAACCTATTGCAGTTAATGTTGCTAAACCAATCTATCTTGCACCTATATTTCTGCGATGGTTTTCATCCCACGGAAGCTGCAAACAAGTTTTTGGCGGCTGAATTGATTGCTAAGAACATCTCCCTTATATCCTAACAAAATTGTTCTATCTTGGGTCATACTCGTACATACTTTGCAATATGGATAATTTTCTAAATTACTTCCAGCACAAATATATATAGCACTAGATATTATTGATGCTGCATTTGATCGCCCTGCGTATCCATTGAAAGCGTTTGCTACATccatagaataaaaaatatcatcagGAAACATCAAGTTCATGTGACAACTATTTGCAATCTGGTTCTACTAAAGAAAGTCGAAACATAAAATTTGCTACTAAAGACAACTGAAACACAAAGAattgattcattattttttttgacagaaaaaaaGTATAGACGCACTCTATGCAATCTGATTTCAAAGGACGAAACGaaaccttatttttttttttgtgttctaTCTTACAGCATGGGATGAATGAGGGAGTGGGAAACCTCACGTAAATTTCATTTATGATTAAAGAGTTACTCTTGAAGTCATCGGTTCTATTCGGCGGTGGTggctttgattttaatttctttccACTCATTTTGGATTTTTCCTTTTATTACTCATGCTTGCTCCACTAGCCTCAAACCCCAGGTGGGTGCGAACTACTAGAGGCCCGCCCAGCTAGCTTGTCCATAGTTTAGTTTACCCCAACAGGCAGGGTATCAACTAGTGATAATGGAAAGACTTGAGACTACTATTGTGCTAACGACTGGGCGAGCTTCGGGACATTACTACCACGACAACTATCGACCCGAGCccaaagaaggaaaagaaatcCCAGTCAAACATGACTGTTCTAGGCAGGCCACCCACCTTTGAATGGTGTTGGTCCTACTGGCCGCGAATGGATTCACCTCTACCCTCGGGGCACGTCGGAACCACATGAGTTCACTAGGGTGGAGCACAGTCCGCCAAAGTGTTGAATTCGCCACTGGGGAATTCACACGAAAAGGAACGAAGAATTGTCGACGAAAAGCCAAGGCCTTTTGACACGGGATCACCAGATCTCATCTGGACTCCACATACTTACATGAAAATTTTGTCAAGATCCTTACGGCGTAGATCCGGATGATTGATGGAAGAAACACCAAACATATCCCAAACTTCTCGCTCCCACCGGCCAGCTGATTGAAATAGATTGACTACCGGAGATATTCGGGAGTGACATTCGTAACTTAATGTTATGTTCACGTTCACGcggttatattatatattaaaatcattTCGTAAGGGATTTGGTAAGGGATCGTTAGATATTTACCTTGGAGTATCATTTGTCCATTAAAATCAGCAGGATCAAATTTGGTAGTCCAACTCCCTCTTGCTTTTAACATTCTGAATAAAGCAATCAAAAATTAGAATGAACAAAACtaagaaaatacaaattttaggATACCTTCCAGCAATTATAAGTTAGTAtggtacaaaaaataaaatacaaattttaggATTGATATCATATTAATTATGTTAAAACTATGATAGCATCATTCTTAATTTGCCAACAGTTCCATCAATTGTTTCAAAACTCAAATCCACATACATAACCagaaaaaagtgaaaaacattggttttgtgtttttgtgttCTGAATTCTAAAGGAGGTTTTTCTTTGTTAGCAGGTTGTGATGTTCTGTGTTTAAAACAGAATTGACAGGGGAAAGCATTAAACCATTGATGCCTGAATCTACTAAAAATTCATTTAGAATGTCCTGCAtgcaaattaagaaaataatgttTTGGTGGAGAAATTAGCATTGAGGCCAAGGAAAAATATGAACAATTGAAGCTTCCAACATGGGAAATCAAATTagaagaaataaattcaccAATGTAAAGAAAGTTCTTGCTCTGATCTAAAAGACGATAGGATCGATATCATACCAATCATGTTAAAGGATCGATAGGATCGATATCTAGGGTAGCTTATTCGTTTAGTAGAGGAAGTTTGTTTGGAAAGGTAGAACCTGTCTTTGTTGCTGTTTGCGGTTCTGTTTGCTGTTAGCTCCTCTTCACAGCTAGCTTTATATAATGCATCAACTCAACAAGCACCTCTCCTTCTACCAATAAATTTCATTTCTTGTGAATCTGATGGGAGATTAATGGCAGACGGTGAAAAAAggaaatcaattaaattaagCATATTAGCGCAAGAATACAACAAGTCATATAAGGAGAAGTGGTCCTAGTAATCAAGAGTTTGGTTGAGCTGTAAGTAAAGTTTAACCAAgaattgtttcttatatatagaaacCAAACTCGGcgttctaaaaaaaaaaaaaactcggcATTCTAAGAAAAATTATCCTATAATGAGAGTTCATTAACCGTTTGAGTCCAATTCCTGTTGGGTCATGAGGGGGTTCGGGGATCATCACATCGGGTCTTGAACAACTGTACAAGTGAATTTGACACCACACtctaacccaaaaccttaaggtgttaggtttatgggtctctcacttataaaccattcaacattcactgtttcatccgatgtgggactcaactcacacttgaaataccaacaatTACATAGTTAAATCGATAATATGTTTTGTATATATAGGGATAATTTATTTTCTCGTATCATAAATCTATCTCAACATTTGGTAGCTATATAGACATTTACATGCAAGGGTTGGGGTTCAAATCCAGAGTATCCCACTAATCAACATTTAAGGTGTGTGAGTCTAAACACTACATTacttgattaaaaaattaaaagaataactTATCCCCTAGCATATTTCTAGAATATTCAAttgtaattaaattaatatccaaTATAGAAATTGTAAATTTGTGTGAATAGTTGAATGTCTAGATAGAGTACACATTGTATTTATAATAGAAATAGAATCGATCAGAATTTTTCCAGTGAGCATAGGTGATCAGTTGGCAGGAACATTGCATGTTATTGCAGGGAATTCAAGGCAAATTTTCCCGACacttccacttattcaccttaaaaaggtgaaattatagtcactgaactacttaaaaagaaaaaaaaatcaatcacaATTAATGCCAATCAAACATAATTGATATGACAATTAGTAAATGGTAACATTTGATTTCTATTTGATTTTAACACTCTCCCCTCAAGCtataacttattattttttagatttgttataaaaaaacacattagCCACCATTAATATAATCCATATGTGAAAAAAGAGTCACCACCGGATTGATCGGCAGTGGAAAGAGAAATAAGCACATATATGATCCATATGCGGAAAAAGAGACGCCGTCAAATTTATAACCGGTGGGAAGATAAGTTGCCTAAAATAAAATCTAGGTATTGTGCACCGAAACCAAACACCGAGACTAGATTTAAAACCAGTGGGTTGAGGGAACGCCCGAGAGGACGACGGATGTGGTGACAACCGAAATTGATTTTAACATCATAAATTGTatagtgaattttttttgaaacataaaTTGCATGGTGATTTGTTTTCTTGCATGTAGAATAAAACCTCCATGTCTatcaatattttcatattttatctGTGTTAATATAATATCAAGAGTCTATTGAAAAGCACCCTATATCGTTTGTACCCGTCGACATTAGCGAGTTTTTCCCAGGCAAATGGTGTTTGCCCTCTCACTACTACCCTTAGAGCTGTCAAATAAACTCCACTTAATAAGTCCACCCTACATCGTAATAGTAGGGTTACATTGTTGAGAAAAAGAGAGCTTTCATAGACTCTTTGAGAATATGTCT encodes:
- the LOC123922183 gene encoding GDSL esterase/lipase At5g22810-like, producing the protein MAYFLFVLFLTIINLTKGEPIVPALFIFGDSVVDVGNNNNLFTEVKSNFFPYGRDFLNHSPTGRFSNGKLVVDLASELIGFSSYQPAYLNLNFEENNILNGANFASAASGYLDSTAKLNHVVSLSQQLEYFKDCQNKLVKIVGQANATSILSGAAYILVAGSVDFVLNYYMNPVQEKIYTPYQFSNILLESYTNFIRNLYESGARKVGVASLPPIGCLPIIISFFGFQNTCVENINKVAIDFNGKLDITSKKLQNMLPGLKLVIFDTFQPLYELITRPTDYGFFEARKACCGTGVLEAAKICNPMSIGTCVNASRYVFWDSLHPTEATNKVVMDRLTPIVMSLVLP
- the LOC123920079 gene encoding uncharacterized protein LOC123920079 gives rise to the protein MPLVGWPLTDVGENSATLSRCRMLKARGSWTTKFDPADFNGQMILQANAFNGYAGRSNAASIISSAIYICAGSNLENYPYCKVCTSMTQDRTILLGYKGDVLSNQFSRQKLVCSFRGMKTIAEI